Within Falsibacillus albus, the genomic segment GTTATCTTTGACCTCAATGGTTATCGAAGTTTGAGATGAGTAGCAGGTCAAAAGAATTTTTCCTTTCTCATCTGTATATTTTAATGCATTATCCAAAAAAATGACGATCATTTGATGGATTCGTTCCTTATCCCCTTTGAACGTCACAGGCTCCCTTTCGACTCGGATCAACTTCCCTTCAAATGAAGCTACATCTTCAAATTGAGCGGCAATCGAGGCCAATAGTTCATCCATCCGAAACTCTTCCTTTTTGACTTCCGCTTGATCAGAATCCGATCTTGCCAACGTCAGTAAATGGGAAACGAGCTTCGTCAGGCGTCTCGTCTCATTGGATATTCCTGAAATATCCAATGCCTTCTCTTCTATGGTTGCATCCGGTTCACGAAATAATAGATCGGTTTTGCTTTGGATGACGGTCAATGGTGTCCTGAGTTCGTGGGAGGCATCGGTGACAAACTGCTGTTGTTTTTCCCATGATCTCTTTATAGGGATCAATGCCCTTTCTGCAAGGAAATATCCAGCTGCAACAGCTAAAACACTGCTTACAGTGCAGCCGATGATCATCATCCATAATAGTCGGTTCAACATTTCTTTTTCAGATGTAGTGATCCGTATGACCTGTACCGTTATTTTCCCCACATTCGTGTCGACTACATTGGCGATGGACCGAAAATAAAAATGTTCGAGTTTTATATCTTCCAGCTCACCCATTTTTTTTGGTTTCAAGTCCTCTTTGTTCTGCTCATATATTGGGTTGAGAGCTTCCGGCTGAATGAGTTTTCCTTTTTCATCCCATAAAATGATCGAAGTTCTCGGATCCCTGAAATGGAAATCCCGCGGGCTGAGCGCTCCGCTGATGATTTTTTGATTGGTATCCATAAGTTCGCGATTTACATCCTTAAAAAGATTTTCATATGCATAAGAATAAATGATGAATCCCAAAATGCTGATCAGCACGATAAAAATAAAAGAATTAAGTATTGTCAATCGTATCCTTGTTTTTTGAAACATCCATTTTCCCTACTTCTCTTTTAGGATATAGCCTACTCCCCTGACAGTTTTAATATCGGTATGGTATCCGAACGGTTCCAGCTTCTTTCGCAAATGATGCATGAAGACTTCGACGATCGCAATCGTTGTATCCGAATCGAATCCCCACACTCGGTCGTAGATTTGTTCACGCGTCAATATCGACCCTTGATTTTGAATAATATATTCCAACAATTCGTATTGCTTCAAAGTGAGTCTAACAGGGTTTCCATTTATCAGGATTTCCTTCTCTCTTCCACCAAGTTCGATGCCCCTATATTTTATGGTCAGATCAGTGGTCAGGCTGCCGCTCCTCCGAAGCAGTGCCCTGACTCGGGCGATAAGCTCGGGTGCTTGAAATGGTTTAACCAAGTAATCATCTCCACCATAATTCAGTCCCATTACTCGGTCTTCGAGGGAATCTCTGGCTGTTAAAAATAATACTGGGGTCTTGACACCTTCCTTCCGAATCATCTGAATGATCTCAAAACCATCCATTTCCGGAAGCATGACATCCAGCACAATGGCATCGAAAATATTCTGGGCAGCCAGATAATATCCATCCTCGCCAGTCGATGCGGATTCTACATCAAATTCTTCTGATAAAATGTCAACGATCGTTTGCAGCAGCGGCAAATGATCTTCTACCACTAAAATCTTCATGATTTCACCTCTAATATAAAGATACAACAAAATGAAGCGGCTGCAATATGCAATCGCTCCATTTTGTTCGGAATCTTGTTATTCATAGCGCAGGGCTTGAATAGGATGAAGCTTGGATGCTTTATTTGCCGGGAAGACACCGAAAACGACCCCAACAAATAATGAGAATAAAAAGGCGTTCACCATGACATTTGGTGAAAAGGAAACAGACATGTTAAAGGATGTCGATGCGATCTGACTCCCTCCGATGCCGATTAAGACCCCTATCAATCCGCCAAGGGAACTGATAACGACGGCTTCGACCAAAAATTGGAGCAGGATTGCACTTCGTTTCGCTCCGATCGCTTTGCATATCCCGATTTCCTTCGTCCTTTCGGAAACAGAGACAAGCATAATATTCATGATTCCGATTCCTCCGACCAGCAAAGAAATACCTGCAATTCCACCAAGCATCATCGTCATCGTATTCGTCACAGAACTCATCGTGTCCATTAAATCCTGTTGATTGACGACACTATAGTTGTCCGATTGATTCGGAAACATGCTGGCAAGCTTCCTCTCTATTAGGTTCATTAAGAAGTTCATTTGATGTTCATCTGAACCTTGGATATATAAGGTTTGAATCGTTGTCGTCTTTAATACTCTTTGGGCTGTACTTAACGGCATGATGACTGTATCATCCCCGCTTTGACCAAGTGATTGGCCTTTAGATTGAAGGACTCCTACGACCTGGTAGGAAGTTCCATTCACTTGAACGGCCTGCCCAATTGGATTTGAGAATCCAAAAAGCGTTTCAGCAGTTGTCGAACCTAGGACCACCACCTTTTGACGGTATTCAAGGTCAAGGTCGGACAAAAACCTTCCTCTGCTCACTTTCGTATCGCGCACTTCCTGGTATGCAGCATTCGTTCCGGTCAAACTTACCTGTGATGAGTTTCTCCCGTATTTCAACGTCACACGGCCAGAAACAGAAGGTGAAATATTTTTGATCCCATTCAATTTTTTGATTTCTTCAACCTTTCCATTATCCAATTTTACTTCGTCTGTACCAAATACATTTACCGTCAAGAGGTTCGTACCAAGCTGATTGATTTGACTGGTAACAGACTTAGTCGATCCTTGTCCGATGGATATTAAGATAATGACTGAGGAAACGCCGATGATGATCCCGAGCATAGTCAAGAATGCTCTTAATTTATTGCTTCTAATACTGCGCAATGCCATTTTGATTGATTGCATCAACCCCAAGTGTCTCACCTCTTTTCTCGTATAGCTGGCCATCTTTGATATGAACGACCCTTGAGGCTTCCTTGGCCATTTCATTATCATGTGTGATTAAGATGATCGTATGTCTTTGTCTATGCAATTGTTTCATAAGGGACAAAATTTCTTCACTCGTCTTACTGTCTAGTGCTCCAGTGGGTTCATCTGCTAGTAAGATCGGTGGATTTCCTACTAAGGCTCTGGCAATGGCAACCCTCTGCTGCTGACCGCCGGATAATTGATTCGGAAGATGGTGGGATCGATCAAGAAGTCCGACTTTTTTCAATGATTGAAGAGCCATCTCCTTTCTCAGCTTAGTGGGGATCCCTCTATATGTTAGGGGTAATTCCACATTTTCAACAGCCGTCAGTTTGCCTAAAAGATTAAAGTTTTGAAAAATAAACCCTATTTTTTCATTCCTGATTTGAGCCAATTGGGAATCATTCATCTTCTTGACCTCGCCGCCATCTAACAAGTAGCTTCCGGTATCTGGCCGATCTAGGCACCCGATCATATTCATGAAGGTGGATTTTCCCGATCCGGATGGACCCACAACGGCGACAAAATCTCCTTGCTGCACAGATAAGGAAACATCCTGCAGTGCATGAACGATTTCACCGCCAAGAGAATACGATTTATTCATATTTTTGATTTGGATAATTTCATTACTCAATCAGTTTCCTCTCCTTCCGCCGCTATAGCCGCCAGAAGAACCTCTCATCCTGTTCATTCCACCCATTCCGGACATTCCGCCATTCATGAATCCGCCTTGGCCCATTCTTCGATTTTCTGAGTTGGAAGAAGCTCCAGATGCTATTGAAGGCAATTGTACTACTTGACCGGCGTTTAATCCTTCAGTAATCTCTACATAGCGATCATTATGAATCCCTGTCTTGACCAATTGCTGCTTAGCAGCAGGCTGTGATTCCGAATCAGATGAATTATCAGTCAACAGCACAAATTTTTCATTGTTTGATGTATAAACAGCTTCTATCGGTACATAAATGGCTTTATCTTTATGATTAATTAAAATGTGTGCTTCAGTAGACATACCCACAAGTAAGTTTTTGGGATCATCGATATGTACAGTTACGTCAAACGTTGAAACACCATTTTCAGAATTTCCTTCCTTTGCAATCTTTGATACTTTACCTGTAAAAGAAGTACCTGGGAATGCATTTGCCGTCAGTTTGACAGATTGTCCAACTTTGATGCTCGGAATGTCCAGTTCATCAACGCCGATTACGGTTTGGAGGTTTTTATAATTCGTAAGATGTGCCAGTACCTTTCCATCTTGGACTCGTTCATCGTTGACTGCTGTGAGTGATGTAATGGTGCCGTCTGCAGGGGCAGTAATTGGATCGCTTCCGTCTGTAAATGAAACAAGCTCATCCCCTGACTTTACAACGTCTCCTTCTTTTACTAGGACTTCATCAATCTGTTTATAGTCTGTTGCCGTAATATCTGTACTCGTCACCGGTTCAACTGTGCCAGAACCAGTTACATTTACGTCCAGACTGCCGCTTTGAGCCGTTGCGACAAGGTTTTGTGCTTTTATCGGTTCAGGTTGACTTTTTTTATAAATATATAATCCTCCACCCCCGATCACTACGATTGCTATGACCGTCCATATCCATTTTTTCAAGTAAATGCGCCTCCTTAGAAATCTTCCTTTTCACTTTAATTGGGCGCCCCGAAGCGGAGTTCCGCTCCAGTGGCACCGTATATAAAAAGGGGATGAGCTTATTATGTAAGGAGGACCTTAACTTTTCCTTAAGAAAAATAAAAGGTTGTTTGAAGGAAAAAAACTGATGTCTACGAAAAGGGTGTAGAAATCAGCGGACATTGATTATTTGACTTAATTCAACAAAACACCAGAGCTAAGGCGCCTCTTTATTAAAACCAAAATAAAATAGTATTCAGACAGCTCAAAAACACCGTATGCCACAGCATACGGTGTTTTAGTCATTTGCGTCCGTAAAGACAACGGTTCTTATCCATTTAAAGATCTCTTCAGCGACTAATTCAGGGTGGTTCCAGTTTGGATTATGCTTTGTATTTGAAATGCTTAAGACGCTCAGATTTGTGATGCTTTTTTTAATATTTTCAATGGCGTCTTCCCGTGAGGTATCAATGAAGGGTATTGTAGCATGGATCAGCAACACTGGGCATTGGACAAAACGATGAACGCTGGAACACAACTCAAAGTAAAAAGCTTTTATGATTGAAAGTAAGGTGAATTCTTCAGATATTAACATAAATTTTCCTTGTTGATACTTAAAGGAAGATGCTATCGTAGCGTTCAATGCTTCATCCCATTTCTTTGTTGTGTAATCTTGATACACGCTGATGACTTCATTCCAATTATCATAAATGTTGTTTTTCAAATATTCCTTCCATGCATTCAGCGACTGATGTTTCGTCAAAGAGGCGTAATCTGGAAAAACATATCCTCCATCCAAAAGTACGACTCCTAATACTCTTTCTTGAAAATTTTTTGCAATATGCAAGCAAAGGTCACCTCCCCAGGAGTGACCAACAAGGATAAATGTAGATTTTGATAATTTTGCTATGATACGGAATATATTTTTTGATAATTCAGTGAAATGGTACTTCTCTTCATTCAAGTAAGGCGGTGTTCTTCCATGTCCTGGACTGTCCAAGAGGATGAAATGAAATTGTTCTTTTAATTCTTCTAAGAGGCTTGAGTATGCAAGCGCATCTGCTGTCATTCCATGATGCAACACCATAAGAGGTTTGTTGGAATCCCCTCCACAATAACCGTGGTATTCATGGCCGTCGCCCTTCAACATAAATGGCTGCATATACATATCTCCCCCTCAGTTATGATCATTTGCTATATCCACATGATGAAATAAATGCCCTGCCAATTCCTTCAGCTTTTCACCTGAACACTTATCAAATGCAACGACTGCGCATGTCGCAGGACCTGCTGATTTGTTAACGTCCAAGGAACATTTCACCTTTTCAGCTGAAAGGGTCGAATTATGGGTGAGCTGTTTTAATTTATGAAGGATCCCTTTAGAGCCTACAGGATAAACATCAAAGCGATCGACTATCAATCTTTTGAACAACGAAAGCGGGAGGATATCGATTGGTTTTGTCAAGACTTCTGATCCGACAAGCGGCATGCCGATTACTGCAAAGTGGTTTGTTGCCAAGTTATTATTATGAATATCGTTTCTCCTTCCCAAAACTGTAAGTCCCAGACCGGATTGCTTCAATGGGAAGTTGCTTTCACTGCTTCCAGTGATTTGGAGCGGATTTATCCCAAGCTCCCTAGTTCCCATCAATATGCCGTCACAATATTCACTCCATGCCTCTTCGCCGGAAAAGTTTTGCATGATCACTGCTTCAGGTACCCCGCCGTCTGCCATGCATTCCATAACCGCAACCCTAAAAGAATAATAGGCTGTTATCGTATTGGGGGCATAAACAATATCATCTGATTTAATGCCGACTGCCCCACTGTTATCGCAGGCAATCACTAAGTTTCCAAGGTGAAGGCTATCTCTCATTTTCATTACTCCTTAATTGCACTTTTCTATATCTTTCTTCTATATCTTTCAATAACCAGACAAGAAATACTTACGTTCAATATAGAAGCGATTATTAATGGAAACAGCATCGAATAGTAGAACCCCATTCCTAAGATCGGGATAAATGGAAGTGGTGCTGCAACCCCATTTCCTATTACAAATTGAACGATTGCTACCTTTCGGTATCCTTTTCTGTAAAAAAGAGAAAAACAAATGGCCAGCAACGACATTTCTAGAGCTATTATTACATGTAATGGACCAAGTGGAAAGCCTGACAGCATTGCTGAAAGGATATGTCCGCCAGCTGCAGCAATACCTCCGCTCCATGTTGAAGCCAGCACACCTGCGACCATTGCAGGGGCAGAATCCAAAGCAACGCTCCCTACACCGGAAGGAATCTTAATAAATGCTCCGATTGCCGATATGGCAACAAAAAATGCAAGCATGCTCAATCTCTTGGCTATGGGTTTATTTGTCATCGGTTGTAGTTTTTCGCTTTCCTTTAAACACTTTGGCACTTCTGGCATATTCCACATCATTAATTTTTAACCTGAAATTGATTACCCTTGCCAATGCAAAAAAATAATCTGAAAGCCTATTTAAGTATTTAAGTGCTGCTGATGATGATCCTTCATCCAATTTTGTTAAGGAAACGACCAGTCTCTCCGCCCGTCGTGTCACCGTCCTGGCAATATGAATGGACGCTGCAGGCTTGGAACCTCCAGGAAGGATGAAGCGTTCGAGCTGAGGTGCTTCCTGAATGAATGCATCGATTCTCTTTTCCAAATAATCAATGGTATCCGACTTCAGCTTCGCCTTACGTTCGCTTGATACATTGGCCAAGTCCGTACCAAGGTCAAATAGTTCATGCTGTATTTTCTCCAAGTCTTCTAAAATATCCGAAAATAATCGTTGATCCAATTCAGACACTGCTTGCCCTACGAAACTATTGATTTCATCCACTGTTCCATATGCGTCGACGCGTATATCATCCTTGTCCACCCTGCCGCCTATTAGGCTCGTTTTTCCTTTATCTCCTGTCCTGGTATATATCAACATAGACATCACTCCTATTTTAATTTAGTTGGAATCCCATACCAAATTTGATCTGCTTTGTCCGAAGCCAAAACCGTATCTTGAAAACACCAGCCACATAGATCACGGTGCTTTCTGTCCATTTCATCAATGGGAACGATCCCTTTGGTGATGTCGTTCCCGATGAATATGACTGTTCGCTCATCTGCTTCCCACTGTTTCCATTCATGTAATATCCCCCGCCATTTTTCCCTAGCCGGCTGTACTTCTGAAACATCATCTAACATTTTCCTCAGCCAAACTTCTATTCCTTGCAGGATGACGATATCCGGCATCACAGATAAATGATCTGGGGAAGGTATCTTATCCTCCCGATAAGCAGAAACCCACATCCAGGATGAGTGCTGCCCAATGGAATATCGTTCTTTTACCCATGCTGATTTTCCGTTAAAGGCACCTCCCGCAACAAAGTGCATCGGTCGCCGCACCCCCATTCATCATATGTCCATATCAATTCAAAACCCGTACCATAAGGAACATCCCAACTCCAGAATCCTTTCGATTCAGGGACGAACCTATCCAGTAAATAACGAATCACTCCACTATGAGTCACAATTGCACAACTATTGTGCTGATTTCTTGACAGGTTTTCCTTGATCTGTTTAATAGCCCGGTCAACCCTTTTCGTGAACACGCCAAATGTTTCACCATCTGGAGTCTTCATCTTAAAGGGATAGTTGAGCCATTCTTGATAATAACTATTTTCAGCTAATTCATTGTGGTGTTTTGCTTCCCATTCCCCAAAATGGAGTTCCCTCAGATCAGGATTATAAGATACTTGCCGATTTGAAAAATACAGATGTGCTGTTTCTTTACATCTTGATAAATCACTGGAATAAATGGAATCATAATGAGAGAGGTGAAATGGCGCATTTCTCATTTGGTCCTTCCAATCTTGACAAAGCGGAGCATCGGACCATCCAATATACAACCCTTTCTTGTTTTCCTTGGTTACACCGTGGCGAAATAATGCCATAACCATGCAATCATCCATAGAAACAGCTCACCTCCTTCAACTGATGCGCCCAATATATCACCAGTCATTCCGCCAAACCATTTGTTGATTTTCATAGAAGCAAATGCAATGAACATTACGGCAGTGATTAAGAGCAGGACAAATTGCCGAAAAATTGAAAAGTTGATTATGAAACAAGAAGCAGCGATGAGGATCAAGTAAACCGTGTAATGCATAGGAAGATGGTTATCCAAATCCTTTTTGAAAAAATAAGCCAGTCCCTCATCCTTTGCCGGAGTCAATTGATGAAGCATCCAGCCCATTATGCTCTTACTGAAAATAGGAATGAGAAATAGGAACCAATATGTATTGATGGTAAAGCGCTGCATGATTTCAAACACGAAAAGGAACTTGGCCGCCAATAAAAGAATGATTGAAAGGACCCCAAATGCGCCAGTCCTTGGATCCTTCATCACTTCCAAGCGTTTCTCCTTCGTTTGATAGGAGAAATATGCATCACTCGCATCAATCCAGCCGTCCAGATGGATTCCTCCTGTAAAGGCAATCATGAAAACCATTAGAAAAAAAGAGCATGCCAGGTCCGAAAAGGGGGTGGCATGGAGAAGCCAAGCTGCCATTATAAAAATGAAACCTTGAAAAGCACCAAGTATCGGAAATGTCCGGACAGCTCCATTTACGTTCAAAGGATTCATTTCGATCGATTTGGTAACAGGGACGATTGTAAAAAACTGCAGGTTTAATAAAAATCCATTCCACCACCCTTTAATCGCCGCCATTTGGTTCCCCCTTTCCATGCTTCATGCAGACTGCTCTTCCAAATTCAACTAGATAAGCTTCATCAGCCAAACTCACCAAAGTAAGGTGGAGCATGCCCATTATCCGTTGATATGTATGAACAAATGGATTGTTTTTCGGGATATCCTGAAAGACTTCATTCGTGACGACGATTAAATAGCGGCATTTTTTAAATATTTTCTGAATGCCATCCAATATAGATTGATACCATCCATCAAGTAGTTTATCGGTATCTGGATTTTGCTCGTGTCCAAACAGTTCATTATTGACCAGATTGGTTAAGCAATCCAAGAGGACGACTTCTGAGTCTTTGAACTGCTCGGCAGCCTTATCGATGGAGGATTGGATTTCCACTGTCCTCCACTCCCTACTTGAGAGGCTTCGGTTCTTTTGATGACGAGTAATTCTTTCGGCCATTTCTTTGTCTGAGGCCACACCTGTAGCGATATACATAAATGGCCCTTGAATGGATAGAGACGCAGCATAGTCTTCTGCAAAACTGCTTTTTCCGCTGCGTACCCCGCCTGAAATGAAGATCAGTCTTCCCATTCTTCTTGGCCCCTTCGATCGTTCTTTATCGCTCTTTTCGTACAATCATAAACCCCTTTGCTAATG encodes:
- a CDS encoding sensor histidine kinase, with product MFQKTRIRLTILNSFIFIVLISILGFIIYSYAYENLFKDVNRELMDTNQKIISGALSPRDFHFRDPRTSIILWDEKGKLIQPEALNPIYEQNKEDLKPKKMGELEDIKLEHFYFRSIANVVDTNVGKITVQVIRITTSEKEMLNRLLWMMIIGCTVSSVLAVAAGYFLAERALIPIKRSWEKQQQFVTDASHELRTPLTVIQSKTDLLFREPDATIEEKALDISGISNETRRLTKLVSHLLTLARSDSDQAEVKKEEFRMDELLASIAAQFEDVASFEGKLIRVEREPVTFKGDKERIHQMIVIFLDNALKYTDEKGKILLTCYSSQTSITIEVKDNGVGMNEEDLPKIFDRFYQTDASRSSNEGAGLGLSIAKWIIEKHHGKVKVASELGEGSTFIVTFPKHQK
- a CDS encoding response regulator transcription factor, translating into MKILVVEDHLPLLQTIVDILSEEFDVESASTGEDGYYLAAQNIFDAIVLDVMLPEMDGFEIIQMIRKEGVKTPVLFLTARDSLEDRVMGLNYGGDDYLVKPFQAPELIARVRALLRRSGSLTTDLTIKYRGIELGGREKEILINGNPVRLTLKQYELLEYIIQNQGSILTREQIYDRVWGFDSDTTIAIVEVFMHHLRKKLEPFGYHTDIKTVRGVGYILKEK
- a CDS encoding ABC transporter permease; its protein translation is MGLMQSIKMALRSIRSNKLRAFLTMLGIIIGVSSVIILISIGQGSTKSVTSQINQLGTNLLTVNVFGTDEVKLDNGKVEEIKKLNGIKNISPSVSGRVTLKYGRNSSQVSLTGTNAAYQEVRDTKVSRGRFLSDLDLEYRQKVVVLGSTTAETLFGFSNPIGQAVQVNGTSYQVVGVLQSKGQSLGQSGDDTVIMPLSTAQRVLKTTTIQTLYIQGSDEHQMNFLMNLIERKLASMFPNQSDNYSVVNQQDLMDTMSSVTNTMTMMLGGIAGISLLVGGIGIMNIMLVSVSERTKEIGICKAIGAKRSAILLQFLVEAVVISSLGGLIGVLIGIGGSQIASTSFNMSVSFSPNVMVNAFLFSLFVGVVFGVFPANKASKLHPIQALRYE
- a CDS encoding ABC transporter ATP-binding protein; amino-acid sequence: MSNEIIQIKNMNKSYSLGGEIVHALQDVSLSVQQGDFVAVVGPSGSGKSTFMNMIGCLDRPDTGSYLLDGGEVKKMNDSQLAQIRNEKIGFIFQNFNLLGKLTAVENVELPLTYRGIPTKLRKEMALQSLKKVGLLDRSHHLPNQLSGGQQQRVAIARALVGNPPILLADEPTGALDSKTSEEILSLMKQLHRQRHTIILITHDNEMAKEASRVVHIKDGQLYEKRGETLGVDAINQNGIAQY
- a CDS encoding efflux RND transporter periplasmic adaptor subunit, giving the protein MKKWIWTVIAIVVIGGGGLYIYKKSQPEPIKAQNLVATAQSGSLDVNVTGSGTVEPVTSTDITATDYKQIDEVLVKEGDVVKSGDELVSFTDGSDPITAPADGTITSLTAVNDERVQDGKVLAHLTNYKNLQTVIGVDELDIPSIKVGQSVKLTANAFPGTSFTGKVSKIAKEGNSENGVSTFDVTVHIDDPKNLLVGMSTEAHILINHKDKAIYVPIEAVYTSNNEKFVLLTDNSSDSESQPAAKQQLVKTGIHNDRYVEITEGLNAGQVVQLPSIASGASSNSENRRMGQGGFMNGGMSGMGGMNRMRGSSGGYSGGRRGN
- a CDS encoding alpha/beta fold hydrolase; translation: MQPFMLKGDGHEYHGYCGGDSNKPLMVLHHGMTADALAYSSLLEELKEQFHFILLDSPGHGRTPPYLNEEKYHFTELSKNIFRIIAKLSKSTFILVGHSWGGDLCLHIAKNFQERVLGVVLLDGGYVFPDYASLTKHQSLNAWKEYLKNNIYDNWNEVISVYQDYTTKKWDEALNATIASSFKYQQGKFMLISEEFTLLSIIKAFYFELCSSVHRFVQCPVLLIHATIPFIDTSREDAIENIKKSITNLSVLSISNTKHNPNWNHPELVAEEIFKWIRTVVFTDAND
- a CDS encoding ATP-binding protein, which gives rise to MRDSLHLGNLVIACDNSGAVGIKSDDIVYAPNTITAYYSFRVAVMECMADGGVPEAVIMQNFSGEEAWSEYCDGILMGTRELGINPLQITGSSESNFPLKQSGLGLTVLGRRNDIHNNNLATNHFAVIGMPLVGSEVLTKPIDILPLSLFKRLIVDRFDVYPVGSKGILHKLKQLTHNSTLSAEKVKCSLDVNKSAGPATCAVVAFDKCSGEKLKELAGHLFHHVDIANDHN
- a CDS encoding ECF transporter S component, with product MLAFFVAISAIGAFIKIPSGVGSVALDSAPAMVAGVLASTWSGGIAAAGGHILSAMLSGFPLGPLHVIIALEMSLLAICFSLFYRKGYRKVAIVQFVIGNGVAAPLPFIPILGMGFYYSMLFPLIIASILNVSISCLVIERYRRKI
- a CDS encoding cob(I)yrinic acid a,c-diamide adenosyltransferase, coding for MLIYTRTGDKGKTSLIGGRVDKDDIRVDAYGTVDEINSFVGQAVSELDQRLFSDILEDLEKIQHELFDLGTDLANVSSERKAKLKSDTIDYLEKRIDAFIQEAPQLERFILPGGSKPAASIHIARTVTRRAERLVVSLTKLDEGSSSAALKYLNRLSDYFFALARVINFRLKINDVEYARSAKVFKGKRKTTTDDK
- a CDS encoding bifunctional adenosylcobinamide kinase/adenosylcobinamide-phosphate guanylyltransferase, whose translation is MHFVAGGAFNGKSAWVKERYSIGQHSSWMWVSAYREDKIPSPDHLSVMPDIVILQGIEVWLRKMLDDVSEVQPAREKWRGILHEWKQWEADERTVIFIGNDITKGIVPIDEMDRKHRDLCGWCFQDTVLASDKADQIWYGIPTKLK
- a CDS encoding histidine phosphatase family protein, whose translation is MDDCMVMALFRHGVTKENKKGLYIGWSDAPLCQDWKDQMRNAPFHLSHYDSIYSSDLSRCKETAHLYFSNRQVSYNPDLRELHFGEWEAKHHNELAENSYYQEWLNYPFKMKTPDGETFGVFTKRVDRAIKQIKENLSRNQHNSCAIVTHSGVIRYLLDRFVPESKGFWSWDVPYGTGFELIWTYDEWGCGDRCTLLREVPLTENQHG
- the cobS gene encoding adenosylcobinamide-GDP ribazoletransferase — protein: MAAIKGWWNGFLLNLQFFTIVPVTKSIEMNPLNVNGAVRTFPILGAFQGFIFIMAAWLLHATPFSDLACSFFLMVFMIAFTGGIHLDGWIDASDAYFSYQTKEKRLEVMKDPRTGAFGVLSIILLLAAKFLFVFEIMQRFTINTYWFLFLIPIFSKSIMGWMLHQLTPAKDEGLAYFFKKDLDNHLPMHYTVYLILIAASCFIINFSIFRQFVLLLITAVMFIAFASMKINKWFGGMTGDILGASVEGGELFLWMIAWLWHYFATV
- a CDS encoding bifunctional adenosylcobinamide kinase/adenosylcobinamide-phosphate guanylyltransferase, whose amino-acid sequence is MGRLIFISGGVRSGKSSFAEDYAASLSIQGPFMYIATGVASDKEMAERITRHQKNRSLSSREWRTVEIQSSIDKAAEQFKDSEVVLLDCLTNLVNNELFGHEQNPDTDKLLDGWYQSILDGIQKIFKKCRYLIVVTNEVFQDIPKNNPFVHTYQRIMGMLHLTLVSLADEAYLVEFGRAVCMKHGKGEPNGGD